A genomic segment from Tachysurus fulvidraco isolate hzauxx_2018 chromosome 21, HZAU_PFXX_2.0, whole genome shotgun sequence encodes:
- the ddx52 gene encoding probable ATP-dependent RNA helicase DDX52 — translation MDAVELFKRLGAGAKFDLKRFGRDAERFKVGKFQNKEITSPLTEISYFGKTREPAEESRHGCRDDEDEEHNSDEDHHTVVDETLSSLKKKRKGNKRKTQDSEDERSHDEDSEQTGIRWTSSQDKKAEGAKKKVTDGPSIKRLKQLHKEKLNQIRHQNRINVHGTDIPDPLCTFEELQQEYELDSRIIQNIKAAGFQTPTPIQMQAIPLMMHRREILACAPTGSGKTVAFCLPVLAHLRQPLNKGFRALIVAPTRELASQTHRELLKLSEGVGFRVHMINKGVDAAKKYGPKSAKKFDILVTTPNRLIYLLNQEPPAVDLSSVEWLVVDESDKLFEDGKTGFREQLAAIFLACTSPKVRRALFSATFTTEVEQWCKLNLDNLVSVNIGPRNSAAETVEQELLFVGAENGKLLAMRDLIKKGFLPPMLVFVQSIERARELFHELVYEGINVDVIHAERTQQQRDNVVSSFRAGKIWVLICTALMARGIDFKGVNLVVNYDFPTSAVEYIHRIGRTGRAGHKGKAVTFFTEADKPLLRSIASVIKQAGCPVPDYMIGFKKLKSKVKRHLEKKPPRRATIRTMPRILMQKNPGQVKRKKGKSEARPNGGEADDKK, via the exons ATGGACGCCGTGGAGTTGTTCAAGAGGCTCGGAGCCGGCGCAAAGTTTGATTTGAAACGATTTGGCAGAGATGCGGAAAGGTTTAAG GTAGGAAAGTTTCAGAACAAAGAAATCACCAGTCCTTTGACTGAAATTAGCTACTTTGGGAAAACCAGAGAGCCAGCTGAAGAATCCAGACATGGTTGTagagatgatgaagatgaagagcaCAACTCAGATGAAGATCATCACACGGTTGTGGATGAAACGCTGAGCTcgctgaagaaaaaaaggaaggggAATAAAAGGAAAACTCAGG ATTCTGAAGACGAGCGTAGCCATGACGAGGATTCGGAGCAGACTGGGATTAGGTGGACGTCTTCGCAAGACAAGAAGGCGGAAGGTGCGAAGAAAAAGGTTACAGATGGACCATCGATAAAGAGGTTAAAGCAGCTTCATAAAGAGAAG CTCAATCAGATCCGACATCAGAACAGGATTAACGTGCACGGTACAGACATCCCGGACCCTCTCTGTACGTTCGAAGAGCTTCAGCAGGAGTATGAGCTGGATTCTCGGATCATTCAGAACATCAAAGCGGCTGGATTTCAGACCCCGACGCCCATTCAGATGCAGGCCATCCCTCTGATGATGCAC AGACGAGAAATCCTGGCGTGCGCTCCCACGGGCTCAGGAAAAACCGTAGCCTTCTGCCTGCCTGTGCTGGCGCATCTCCGTCAGCCGCTCAACAAGGGTTTCAGAGCGCTCATCGTAGCACCCACGAGAGAGCTGGCCAGCCAG ACGCACAGAGAGCTCCTGAAGCTGTCTGAGGGAGTGGGCTTCAGGGTTCACATGATTAATAAAGGAGTGGACGCTGCCAAGAAATACGGTCCCAAGTCAGCCAAGAAATTTG ACATATTGGTGACGACGCCGAACAGGCTGATCTACCTGCTGAACCAGGAGCCTCCAGCTGTTGATCTGAGCAG CGTGGAGTGGTTGGTGGTGGACGAGTCCGACAAGCTGTTCGAGGACGGTAAGACCGGCTTCAGGGAGCAGCTGGCCGCCATCTTCCTGGCCTGCACCTCACCGAAAGTTCGCCGCGCTCTCTTCAGTGCCACTTTCACCACCGAGGTCGAGCAGTGGTGCAAACTCAACCTGGACAATCTCGTCTCCGTGAACATCGGACCCAG GAACTCTGCAGCAGAGACGGTGGAGCAGGAACTGCTGTTCGTAGGAGCAGAAAACGGCAAGCTGCTCGCAATGAGGGACCTGATAAAGAAG GGCTTTCTTCCTCCCATGCTGGTGTTTGTACAGTCTATAGAGCGAGCCAGAGAGTTGTTCCATGAGCTGGTGTACGAGGGCATCAACGTCGATGTGATTCATGCTGAGCGAACGCAACAGCAG AGAGATAACGTGGTCAGCAGCTTTCGTGCAGGTAAAATCTGGGTGCTCATCTGCACGGCGCTCATGGCTCGTGGGATCGATTTCAAAGGCGTCAACCTGGTGGTGAACTACGactttcccaccagtgctgtgGAGTACATCCATCGTATCG GCCGCACAGGACGAGCGGGTCATAAAGGGAAAGCCGTCACGTTTTTCACCGAGGCTGACAAACCCCTCCTGCGCAG CATTGCCTCAGTAATAAAACAAGCTGGATGTCCTGTGCCTGATTACATGATTGGATTCAAGAAACTAAAAAG CAAAGTGAAGCGACATCTTGAGAAGAAACCTCCGAGAAGGGCAACGATTCGCACCATGCCTCGCATTCTCATGCAAAAGAATCCTGGCCAAGTAAAAAG GAAAAAGGGAAAATCTGAGGCAAGACCAAACGGCGGCGAAGCAGATGATAAAAAATAA
- the tlr22 gene encoding toll-like receptor 22: MTANMEKLHSKAITSLAVLFILSVQASAFSLTNCTVSGALNDTRVLKVLCYKMGFFTVPSPIPSKVRHLDISFNSISNIKLSDFEDLWNLRSLNLSDSHVSWIEDGTAEHFPNLTYLNLANNKLKNVSRGLLHGLGHLQVLRLDRNMIESIDTYAFDTLQNLRMLNLTRNNLRKITSVRPVLSSPGLEELYIASNNFEVFNSWDLSRTPLSLKTLILTNNPLTKFQITDNIFPNLDYLDLSHCGQSRTMLWNLTDKTFLSSVKTLNLTGVRIPQENIAAVLHNISWTSLFKLKLNELKQVNVETLLAYACLPGLSVLRMQRNRISNLTTQMLEPCSNLTELDFGLNEISRISAPIFKAVTQLRVLRLHINKLTQVNNLFRNLPMLEFIDLSRNQISTLTCSDFANLTRLNSLYLFSNRISKLPSCVFKDLNNLEILRLGTNKLLTIGGVFKNNLPFLKVLELEFNKLSIIYNETFRGLSGLQTLRLGDNQISKIEAEAFFGLRNLTSLLLFSNRITDKTIQDQMVFSHMLSLISLELHCNVISYTSDTLKTPPFEHLSSLEILTIHSQRRGFGKIPSNLLQGLTSLKMFYGGNMNLNRLHPDTFNSTPMLWFLDLSKNAFAEDDSITAEVFHPVPKLTKLIIARAQIHSLNFLVKANLSRLSALRASGNMLDVINQTLIRSFTHLRYLDLQKNTFTCDCNNAYFIKWAVDSNSTQVIYLNDYTCSYPLSQKGKSILDLNIDLCIVNISFMMFVCSSVVVSLTLLISFVYQFLRWQVLYAYHLFVAFLYDSKQKRMHQQQGYKYDAFISYNARDEAWVIDELLPHLEGEQGWRLCLHHRDFEPGRPIIDNIMDGIYSSRKTVCLITYDYLMSTWCSKEIQMATFRLFDEQKDVLILIFLEDIPSHQLSPFYRMRKLVKKKTYLKWPKHGEDTRVFWQKLRMALETKEGPEEEKALLSGQEESHY, encoded by the coding sequence ATGACCGCAAATATGGAAAAGCTGCATTCAAAGGCGATCACATCTCTCGCCGTTCTCTTCATCCTCAGCGTCCAAGCCAGTGCGTTTTCCTTAACAAACTGCACCGTCTCTGGAGCCCTAAACGACACTCGGGTGTTGAAAGTTCTTTGCTACAAGATGGGCTTCTTTACGGTTCCTTCACCGATACCCAGCAAGGTCAGACATCTAGACATCTCCTTCAACTCTATTTCCAATATCAAACTCAGCGATTTCGAAGACCTTTGGAACTTGAGATCTCTAAACCTATCTGACAGTCATGTCTCATGGATAGAAGATGGTACTGCAGAGCATTTTCCCAACTTGACCTATCTCAACCTGGCTAACAACAAGTTGAAAAATGTCTCAAGAGGTCTACTGCACGGACTCGGACACCTGCAAGTGCTGCGTCTCGACAGAAATATGATCGAGAGCATTGACACGTATGCTTTTGACACTCTGCAGAACTTGCGGATGCTGAACCTTACGAGAAATAACCTCAGAAAGATCACCAGCGTCAGACCCGTGCTCTCATCGCCGGGGTTGGAGGAGTTGTACATCGCAAGCAACAACTTCGAAGTTTTCAACTCATGGGACCTTTCGAGGACGCCTTTGTCACTGAAAACATTAATTCTTACTAACAATCCCTTGACCAAGTTCCAAATAACGGATAATATATTCCCAAACCTGGACTACCTTGATCTATCACACTGTGGTCAAAGCAGGACCATGTTATGGAATTTGACAGATAAGACTTTTCTGAGTTCAGTAAAAACGCTGAATTTGACTGGCGTGCGCATTCCACAAGAGAACATCGCTGCAGTGCTTCACAACATCTCCTGGACTTCGTTGTTTAAACTCAAATTAAACGAACTAAAACAGGTGAATGTAGAGACTCTTCTAGCGTATGCTTGCTTGCCTGGACTTAGCGTGTTGCGCATGCAACGCAACAGGATTTCAAACCTGACAACTCAAATGCTCGAACCCTGCTCCAACTTGACCGAGCTAGATTTCGGATTAAATGAAATCTCACGGATTTCTGCACCCATATTCAAGGCAGTAACGCAGCTCCGGGTACTCCGTCTCCATATTAATAAACTGACTCAGGTCAACAACTTGTTTCGAAATCTTCCGATGCTTGAATTTATAGACCTCAGTAGAAACCAGATTAGCACCTTAACCTGTTCAGACTTTGCCAATTTAACAAGATTGAATTCGCTCTATTTGTTCAGCAACAGAATTTCTAAACTTCCTTCTTGCGTGTTCAAAGATTTGAACAATCTTGAAATTTTGAGGCTGGGGACAAATAAATTATTGACAATTGGTGGcgtttttaaaaataacctgCCGTTTTTAAAGGTTTTGGAATTGGAATTTAATAAGCTAAGCATCATTTACAACGAGACCTTCAGGGGTTTGTCTGGTCTTCAGACCCTCCGCCTTGGAGACAATCAGATTTCTAAGATTGAAGCAGAAGCATTTTTCGGACTGCGAAATTTAACTAGCTTATTACTTTTCTCAAACAGGATAACGGATAAAACGATACAAGACCAGATGGTGTTCTCACACATGCTTAGCCTGATATCACTAGAACTACATTGTAACGTAATTTCTTACACCAGTGACACGTTGAAGACTCCGCCTTTTGAACATTTAAGCTCGCTGGAAATTTTGACCATTCATAGTCAAAGACGCGGTTTTGGTAAAATCCCCTCAAACCTGCTACAAGGTTTAACCTCTTTGAAAATGTTCTATGGTGGAAACATGAACCTGAATCGTCTCCATCCTGATACCTTTAACTCTACACCTATGCTTTGGTTTTTGGACCTGTCGAAGAACGCTTTTGCCGAAGACGATTCCATAACCGCAGAAGTTTTCCACCCGGTCCCAAAGCTGACTAAGCTTATCATCGCAAGAGCTCAGATTCACTCTCTGAATTTCTTGGTAAAGGCAAATCTCTCCAGGTTGTCCGCATTGAGGGCTTCTGGGAACATGTTAGACGTCATCAACCAAACGCTGATCCGGTCCTTCACTCATCTAAGATACCTGGACTTGCAGAAAAACACGTTCACTTGTGATTGTAACAATGCTTATTTCATCAAATGGGCTGTGGATAGTAATTCCACCCAAGTTATTTACCTGAACGATTATACCTGTAGCTACCCGCTGTCTCAGAAGGGCAAGAGTATTTTAGACCTCAATATAGACTTGTGTATTGTGAATATTTCCTTCATGATGTTTGTGTGCAGCTCGGTCGTTGTTTCGCTCACCCTTTTGATCTCGTTCGTCTATCAGTTCTTGCGCTGGCAGGTTTTATACGCATATCACCTATTCGTTGCCTTCCTGTATGACAGCAAGCAGAAGCGGATGCACCAGCAGCAAGGGTACAAATACGACGCCTTTATTTCCTACAACGCCCGAGACGAAGCTTGGGTCATCGATGAGCTGCTCCCTCATTTGGAAGGTGAGCAAGGCTGGAGGCTCTGTCTGCATCATAGAGACTTTGAGCCAGGACGTCCCATCATAGACAACATCATGGACGGGATTTACAGCAGCCGCAAGACCGTGTGCTTGATCACGTACGATTATCTGATGAGCACGTGGTGCTCCAAAGAGATCCAGATGGCTACCTTCAGACTCTTCGACGAGCAGAAAGACGTACTAATCCTCATCTTCCTGGAGGACATTCCATCCCACCAGCTGTCTCCTTTCTATCGGATGAGAAAGCTGGTGAAAAAGAAGACTTACCTCAAATGGCCTAAACATGGAGAAGACACCAGGGTCTTCTGGCAGAAACTGAGAATGGCTTTAGAGACCAAAGAAGGTCCAGAAGAGGAGAAAGCTCTTCTCAGTGGACAAGAGGAAAGCCATTATTGA